Genomic segment of Candidatus Poribacteria bacterium:
ATTAGTAGATGACATATTCGGAATAGATAACATTAGAAACTGTGAAGAATATGTCCTCTCAATACAAAGACGACTGGATAAAGCGGTTGCTGATGATGACACCAAAGGTATTCGTGAAACCTTTGACCTCTTGGCTAAAAGGTCAATGGCTGTAAAAATCTTGGCAATAAAACGGATTACCTCCGATAATAAAGGCAAGTATACAGCAGGAGTAGACGGAATAGCAATGCCAAAAGATGATAGGCAACTTCAGAATCAAATGCGTCTAAAACTTTTAGACAAAATTGACATAATGAAGAAACCTAACGAAATCAAACGCATATACATTCCTAAACCCAACGGTAAGAAACGACCATTGGGAATACCTACTCTCATTGACAGAATTATCCAAGATATTCTCAGGACAGCGTTAGAACCAATAGTAGAATATCACTTCAGCAAGAACAGTTATGGCTTCAGACCTAAGAAAAGTTGCCAAGACGCACAAGCACATCTTTTCAAGAAACTGGGACGAACTACCAGTCCCAAATATGTAGTTGAAGGAGATATAAAAGGGTGCTTTGATAATATAAATCACGAACATATTATCAACACTCTTTTAGAATGGCAAGTGCCGATATGGGCAACAGAAGTCATAATGAAAATGCTAAAATCAGATATATTCCACAATGGTGAAGTGTATGACAACGATACTGGGACTCCACAAGGCGGTGTAATATCACCATTACTCGCCAATGTAGCACTCACAACCCTTGACAACTTTTGCGAAGAAAGATACGGGAATAAACAATGGAAAAACAAAAACACAGGTTTTTACGTTGTAAACCCTATCATCAGATATGCGGACGACTTCATAATCGTCAGTAAATCAGAACTTGAAGCAAAAGAAATAAAAAGGGAAATTGCCAAACACTTATCCGACAAAGTGGGACTAACCCTATCTGTAGAAAAGACAAAAATCACTCATATAAAACATGGATTCAACTTTTTAGGATTCAACTTTAGGAAATATAAACCTAAAGGTAAAACAAGAACTCCAATAAAGAAATCCAAAAAGAGTGATTATGTCATGTTGATAGCACCTGAAAAGGATAAAGTCAAAAACCTCCTCCGAAGTATAAAGGATGTTTTAGACAAGAATAAATCTGCCACTCAAAAGGCGATAATTCATATTCTGAATCCCAAACTAAGAGGTTGGGGAATGTATTACAGATTTGTCTCAAGCAAAAAGGCATTTGCCAAAATTGACCATGAAGTTTGGCTAAAAACTTTCTGGTGGGCAAAGAGACGACATCCCAATAAATCAAAAGGTTGGGTAATTAGAAAATACTTTTCAGGTAAAGTAAAGAATCGTAAAGCAGTATTCAAGGATACTATTAGCAACTACGATATATTTACTTTAGCATATATACCTATCAAAAGACATGTCTTAGTCAACGGCAATATGAGGGTATATGACCAAAACCCTCATACTATAGAATACTGGAGGAAACGTGAATACACTAACGCATTCAAACAAATTGAAAGCGTCAGAATAGAAAAACTCTATAAAAGGCAAAATGGTATCTGTGATTATTGTAATAAACCTATTACAACCACAGACATAAAAGAAAGAGAAATTCATATTCACCACATGAAACCTCGTTCTTTTGGTGGAAACGAAAGTTATAGCAACCTAAAACTTCTCCACTCTGAATGCCATAGAGAACTTCACGTAAAACTCTCTCGTAAATATATGAGTGATTTAGTAGACAAAAAGGTAAAATACCTTATGTCTGAAAACATCGTCAATGTGTTGGAGAGCCGTGTGCGGTGAAAGTCGCACGCACGGTTCGGTGAGGGCTGTAGAGGGGCAACCCTCTACGGCTACTCTACAAATATGGCTATCAGCCGGCGGCGATCAGTCATCAGTCTATTAATCATCGGTTCTCTATCAGCAAAGACCGCGTTGACGACGCGATCTTTGCTGATTGTTGATTGCTGACCACTGACGGCTTTACTAAAAAAAGGAACAGAACTGATATGGCATTCCGTCGTAGGCAGCGCTACCACAAAATCGAATCTTTCGATTACAAAGATGTGGATACGCTGCGAAAATTTATTAATGAGCGTGGCAAAATTGTGAGTCGTCGGGTCACTGGACTCTCGGCGAAACAACAGCGAATGGTGACGCGTGCAGTGAAGCGCGCACGTAATATGGCACTGTTGCCGTTTACACGATAAAAGTAGGGTTTATTAGGCGTAGAAGCCTGATTTCCCTACTGAAATAGCGTAGGAATTCAATTATGGAAGTAATTCTAAAGAAAAGTGTTGAAGGGCTTGGCGCGCCGGGGGATGTATTAAAGGTCGCAGATGGTTATGCGCGTAACTATCTTCTCCCGATGCAACTGGCGGTGCATGCAACGGAACGGAACCGTCGCCACCTTGAGCACCAAAAACGAGTAATTGATCATCAAGAAGCGAAGGATAAAGAACGGGCACTTGAGATCGCCTCACAGGTTACTGGTGTTACATGCACACTGAGCAGGCGTGCTGGTGAAAATGACCGTCTCTTCGGATCTGTCACTTCTATGGATATTGCAGAGAGTTTACGAGCTCAAGGGTTTGATCTGGAACGACGGTTTTTTGAACTTGCAGAACCGATCCGTGAACTTGGTGTGTTCATGGTGCCAGTCAAGTTGCATACGGATGTTGTTGTTGAACTCCAGATTGTTGTTGAACGTGAAGAGTAATTATGCAGGTGCAAGCGATAGACACCCTTTCTGACAAGGAAGCTGAACAGGCAGTGCTTGGCGCGATGATGACTGAAAAGTCGGTAATTCCTCAGGTAATTAATCTACTCGGGCATACCTCTGACGCATTTTTTACGACCGACCATCAGCTTATCTACGCAGCCATCCTTGCTGTATATGACCGCGTTAGCAATGCGGATCCGCTTCTTGTTGCCGATGAATTGAAACGGACGGATCAAATCAATCGGGCGGGGGGTGCTGGCTACCTGTATGAACTCCAAGCCCCCATTGTGGAGACGGAAAGTACGGAGTTTTATGCGGATATTTTGCATGAGAAGGCGACGCGGCGTCGGTTGACCCAAGCGGGAGGGCAGATTCGTGAACTTGCTCAGGATGAAACCGTAGAACTGACAGAGATTCTCAATCAATCGCAGGAAGCCGTCTTTGAACTCGGGCAAAATGACTCCCAACGCGGATTTCATTCTATCCGTCCGTTGATTACAACGAGTATAGATGCAATAGAAAAACTCTACCACAAAGCCGATCGGTTCTTAGGGGTGCCGACCGGCTTTATGGATTTTGACCACATGACATCGGGGTTGCAACCGGGTAATTTTATCATCATCGCTGCGCGACCGAGTATGGGAAAAACGACCTTAGTGCTAAATATGGCACAAAACGTCGCTCTTGAACAGGAGCGTCCAGTTGCCATCTTTAGCCTTGAGATGCCTGCCCAGGATATTGTCATGCGGATGTTATCCGCGGAAGCCCGCATTGATTTTGGACGGCTCCGAACCGGTAATTTCAGTGAAGATTATTGGAGACCCTTAACCGAAGGCGCGAGTCGGTTGGCTGAAGCACCTATCCTCATTAACGATAACCGGGGACTTACCGTTCAGGGACTACGCGCCGAAGGGCGACGGTTGAAAGGCGAACACAATGATCTCGCACTCATTATCGTTGACTACCTGCAGTTGTTAAGAGGGACGGGCAGATATAACGCTCGCGAACAGGAGATTTCCGAAATTTCACGTGCTTTGAAAGTCCTCGCGTGGGAACTCAATGTTCCGATTATTGCTTGCTCGCAGTTGAGCCGTGAAGTTGAACGTCGTCCGGATAAGCAACCGCAGCTTTCAGATTTACGCGAATCCGGGGCAATTGAGCAGGATGCTGACATCGTTGCATTTTTGTACCGAGAAGATTATTACGAAGAAGAAGATGCCGGAGATAGGGTTGAAGCGAACCTGATGATTAAGAAACAGCGTAACGGGCCAACCGGTACAGTCGTTCTTTATTTTACTAAAAAGCAGATGCGATTTGAAAATCCTAATTAGACAAAAATATGAATCAGCAATCCACTACAAGTGAAGCCTCTGGTGGTTTCCCTGATTTAATTAAGATTCGGTTGCATAATGTGCTTTCCGAGATAGGACAAGCCTTTACGCTCTTTTTTCAAACCCTTATTCAAATTTTCCGTCCTCCTTTTCAATTCGATCTGTTAGTTAAGCAGTTATTGTTAATCGGTTTCAACTCTTTGGCTGTTGTCATTGTCTCGGGGTTCTTCACGGGAATGGTGTTGGGTGTGCAGGGGTACATTCAACTCAAACCTTATGCGGTGGAAGGCTCGGTAGCGAGATTTGTCTGTGTGTCAGTTGTGAAAGAACTCGGTCCGATGATTACGGCGTTCGTGCTTGCGGGACGTATCGGGGCATCGATTACTGCTGAACTTTCAACGATGAAGGTTACGGAACAAATTGATGCGCTTGAGGTGATGGGTACAAATCCGGTCAAGTATTTGGTTGTGCCGCGTTTTCTTGCTTGTTCTATGATGTTACCGACGCTTACCATCTACTCAACGTTTGCAGGCATCGCTGGGGGTTTTATTGCTGTTGTCACCCTATTCGATGTAAATGGATACTTTTTCCTCTTGGAAGTACAAAAGAATCTTTTTGTTGGAAGCGTTCTCATTAGTTTAATTAAAGCAACCTCTTTTGGGATGGCAATTGCTGCAGTCGGATGCTATAAGGGTTTCAGTATCCCGACTGCGGGTGGTGCTGAAGGTGTTGGCACTGCTACAACGGGTTCTGCTGTTATTTCACTTGTTGCTATTCTTGTTCTGGATTTTGTCTTGAATCATATCCTCTTTAATATCCTGGGGTTGGTATAATCAGCGCGGATTCGCCCAGAGTTTACCCTACGAGGACATCGGACCCGCGAAAATAAATGTTTCTTGTTTCATTTCTTGCGCTAAGGCAAAAAATATGATTTCGATTAAAAATGTCGCTAAAAATTTTGGGGGCAAAAACGTTTTGAACGGGCTGAGTCTTGAGATTCCGCGTGGTGAGACGCTCGTGATTATGGGACAAAGTGGGTGTGGTAAAAGTGTACTTCTCAAAATTATCACAGGGTTAATTCCCGCCGATTCCGGTGAAATTTGGTTTGATGGTACAGAAATATCAAATCTGAAAACGAAAAAAATGAATGTCCTCCGCCGCAAAATTGGGATGCTGTTTCAGTCTGCTGCCCTTTTTGATTCCATGACTGTCGCGGAAAACATCGCTTTTATGCTTGATCAACATACAAATCTTGGCAAGCAAGAGATGCGTAAGGTTGTTGATGAAAAGCTCAGCCTTGTTGATTTAGAGGGGGTTCAAGACTTACGACCCGCCGAATTAAGCGGTGGCATGCGGAAACGGGTTGGTCTCGCGCGTGCGCTCGCGTTTGAACCGGAAGTTATTCTTTATGATGAACCCACAACCGGACTTGATCCGGTTACCTGTACTGAGATTAATCAATTGATTAGTGACCTCCACGAAAGGCTGCAAGTCACCTCCGTTGTGGTGACGCATGATATGCACAGTGCCTTCAGTGTTGCTACACGAATGGCTATGATTCATGATGGTGAAAAGATCGCGGACGGCAGCCCAGATGAGATCATTAACATCGATAATCCGATTTTGCAACAGTTCATCCTATTTGGAGCACCAGACCAGATTCTGAACATGGAAAATCCCATTTTGAAAACATATTTGGGGAGATAGGATCGTATGAACTTTTGGACCGCATCTGTAAAAGTCGGTGTAATGATTCTAATAGCGGTCGTCTTCTTGACGATCCTCCTTACAAATGCTGAGAATTGGCCGTGGGCGACTGCTGGAGATGACTTGAGTTTCCAATTTCGATCTGTCAATGGGCTTTATGTCGGGGCAGGTGTTTACCTATCTGGTGTCTCTATCGGCAAAGTGACGGCTATTGAGCTCCGCCCTGAGACTGATAATGTTCACATCAGGGCGAAAGTCAAAAACGGATTTGAATGGCTGAGAGAGGGGTGTGGTGCCAGGATTTCTATGAATGGGTTTGTCGGTGAAATTTATATCGCCCTTGACAATGGACCGATTGGGAATCCACTTTTAAAACCGGCGAATCTCCCAATTGTCGGCAAAGACCCGGTTAATGCTTTGGAACTTCTCGAACAGACAAGTGCTGGCATGACGCAGGCAATTGAACTTACAACTGCTGCAAATGAGGTGCTCCAAGCAAATCAAGAAGCAATTCAGCTCGCCATCAAGGAAATTCGGGAAGTTGTCGCACTTACCGGTAAGACTATTGAGAATTTGAGTATTGATTCTCAAAAGACGGTAGACACGTTAACAAAACTTGCTTTAGAAAACGACAAACGCTTTCAGGACACCCTTTTAAAAGTAAATAGCCTTATTACGCAGTTGGAGGGGGATTCGCTCATGGTGAGCAGCCACGTGACGGACATTACACGTGAGCTCCTGCGATTGCTCAATCAGAATTCGCCGAAACTCAATACTATCTTTACTGATATCCGTGCGACGACATCAGAATTTCGGCAGATAGCACAGAATTTTCGGATGGATTTTAACACGTTAGCTGCTCAGGTTTCCGCGCTTGTTTCACAAAGCAGTGATGCTATTAAAACGGGAGAAGCCAACATTGAACCAATCTTAGAAAACCTGCGAACAAC
This window contains:
- the dnaB gene encoding replicative DNA helicase; this encodes MQVQAIDTLSDKEAEQAVLGAMMTEKSVIPQVINLLGHTSDAFFTTDHQLIYAAILAVYDRVSNADPLLVADELKRTDQINRAGGAGYLYELQAPIVETESTEFYADILHEKATRRRLTQAGGQIRELAQDETVELTEILNQSQEAVFELGQNDSQRGFHSIRPLITTSIDAIEKLYHKADRFLGVPTGFMDFDHMTSGLQPGNFIIIAARPSMGKTTLVLNMAQNVALEQERPVAIFSLEMPAQDIVMRMLSAEARIDFGRLRTGNFSEDYWRPLTEGASRLAEAPILINDNRGLTVQGLRAEGRRLKGEHNDLALIIVDYLQLLRGTGRYNAREQEISEISRALKVLAWELNVPIIACSQLSREVERRPDKQPQLSDLRESGAIEQDADIVAFLYREDYYEEEDAGDRVEANLMIKKQRNGPTGTVVLYFTKKQMRFENPN
- a CDS encoding ABC transporter ATP-binding protein, yielding MISIKNVAKNFGGKNVLNGLSLEIPRGETLVIMGQSGCGKSVLLKIITGLIPADSGEIWFDGTEISNLKTKKMNVLRRKIGMLFQSAALFDSMTVAENIAFMLDQHTNLGKQEMRKVVDEKLSLVDLEGVQDLRPAELSGGMRKRVGLARALAFEPEVILYDEPTTGLDPVTCTEINQLISDLHERLQVTSVVVTHDMHSAFSVATRMAMIHDGEKIADGSPDEIINIDNPILQQFILFGAPDQILNMENPILKTYLGR
- the rpsR gene encoding 30S ribosomal protein S18, translated to MAFRRRQRYHKIESFDYKDVDTLRKFINERGKIVSRRVTGLSAKQQRMVTRAVKRARNMALLPFTR
- the ltrA gene encoding group II intron reverse transcriptase/maturase, which codes for MDTRHLLVDDIFGIDNIRNCEEYVLSIQRRLDKAVADDDTKGIRETFDLLAKRSMAVKILAIKRITSDNKGKYTAGVDGIAMPKDDRQLQNQMRLKLLDKIDIMKKPNEIKRIYIPKPNGKKRPLGIPTLIDRIIQDILRTALEPIVEYHFSKNSYGFRPKKSCQDAQAHLFKKLGRTTSPKYVVEGDIKGCFDNINHEHIINTLLEWQVPIWATEVIMKMLKSDIFHNGEVYDNDTGTPQGGVISPLLANVALTTLDNFCEERYGNKQWKNKNTGFYVVNPIIRYADDFIIVSKSELEAKEIKREIAKHLSDKVGLTLSVEKTKITHIKHGFNFLGFNFRKYKPKGKTRTPIKKSKKSDYVMLIAPEKDKVKNLLRSIKDVLDKNKSATQKAIIHILNPKLRGWGMYYRFVSSKKAFAKIDHEVWLKTFWWAKRRHPNKSKGWVIRKYFSGKVKNRKAVFKDTISNYDIFTLAYIPIKRHVLVNGNMRVYDQNPHTIEYWRKREYTNAFKQIESVRIEKLYKRQNGICDYCNKPITTTDIKEREIHIHHMKPRSFGGNESYSNLKLLHSECHRELHVKLSRKYMSDLVDKKVKYLMSENIVNVLESRVR
- the rplI gene encoding 50S ribosomal protein L9 — protein: MEVILKKSVEGLGAPGDVLKVADGYARNYLLPMQLAVHATERNRRHLEHQKRVIDHQEAKDKERALEIASQVTGVTCTLSRRAGENDRLFGSVTSMDIAESLRAQGFDLERRFFELAEPIRELGVFMVPVKLHTDVVVELQIVVEREE
- a CDS encoding ABC transporter permease — protein: MNQQSTTSEASGGFPDLIKIRLHNVLSEIGQAFTLFFQTLIQIFRPPFQFDLLVKQLLLIGFNSLAVVIVSGFFTGMVLGVQGYIQLKPYAVEGSVARFVCVSVVKELGPMITAFVLAGRIGASITAELSTMKVTEQIDALEVMGTNPVKYLVVPRFLACSMMLPTLTIYSTFAGIAGGFIAVVTLFDVNGYFFLLEVQKNLFVGSVLISLIKATSFGMAIAAVGCYKGFSIPTAGGAEGVGTATTGSAVISLVAILVLDFVLNHILFNILGLV
- a CDS encoding MlaD family protein, whose product is MNFWTASVKVGVMILIAVVFLTILLTNAENWPWATAGDDLSFQFRSVNGLYVGAGVYLSGVSIGKVTAIELRPETDNVHIRAKVKNGFEWLREGCGARISMNGFVGEIYIALDNGPIGNPLLKPANLPIVGKDPVNALELLEQTSAGMTQAIELTTAANEVLQANQEAIQLAIKEIREVVALTGKTIENLSIDSQKTVDTLTKLALENDKRFQDTLLKVNSLITQLEGDSLMVSSHVTDITRELLRLLNQNSPKLNTIFTDIRATTSEFRQIAQNFRMDFNTLAAQVSALVSQSSDAIKTGEANIEPILENLRTTTAAVASLEANISRLLDTLNEGEGTVAKLLNTSEPLEDVQRTLQDFGQAMNAVTELSQRTEERLQIFELPQVRWDYELRYLSLEERLYNELAFSLFQRPNARYRFGVGIRDEKARFELQYEHDVTDFLRARAGIMRAKVGAGLDLWLWSRRFGISVEGVGLTSREPELNTEVAFRFFRYGQFLVGAENLTGERRWTTGFRFFTGEW